The sequence AATTGAAAATTTAAGACGAAAATACAATCGAAAATCCGTATTTCTGACAATTAACGCTGTACATTTTGTTCAATCGATCTCTCTGAtgtttttgtgtgcttaatCACAGTACTTGATCGGTCTTATTGTTTCCTAGAGCTACATATATATGGAGTTCTTCAAAAAAGCCAGAACAGTACGCTTCCGGAGCCACCACGGAAAGTATCTATTAGCAGACGAGGATCAAGAGACTGTTTTCCAAGATCGCGAAGGCACGGCAAAGAATGCCAAATGGATGGTGGAGTTTGTCGAAAATGCAAACACTTTACGGTTCAAAAGCTGTTATGGCAAGTACTTAACAGCCTCTAGCATGCCATACCGTCTTGGATTGCGAGGCAAGAAAGTTCTGCAAACCCTGCCAAAGAGATTAGATTCTTCCCTTGAATGGGAGCCTGTAAAAGAAGGATATCAGGTCCGGCTCAGGACGCCCTATGGCCAGTTCTTGCGCGCAAATGGGGGCGTACCGCCTTGGAGAAACTCTGTCACCCATGATATCCCTCAAAGAACTGCAAAACAGGATTGGGTTCTGTGGGATGTAGATGTTATAGAGGTTCGGGTTGAATCTCCAGAAAGTCACCCAGTGGCGAAACCCCCTCCTCCACAACAAAATGCATTGCCTTCGAAATCTTCAGCACCTTCAGAACCGACATCTCCATCTAAGATTGAGCTTAGGACGCCGAGAGCTTCCAAACACCAGGTTTgttttaattaacaaatacgAGTTCTATGATCATcaagtttaattatatttttggcTTCTTATTGTTTGTTCTTAAACGCAGTCAAGCGAGTCATTTGATCATGATTCGCCGAGGAAAGATGCAGGGAGAATGATCTACTATTGTGTTGCTAATGAGAAAGGAGACGTTGAGGATTCATCGGAAGAGTTTTCCTTCCCATTCAAGGGTTGTGAGGTAGAAGGGTTGAAGCAAAAGTTGAAGGAAGAAACCGGATTAGAGGAAATTGTTGTGTGTTCACGCAATCCTCTGACTGGAAAACTTTATCCCCTTCGCTTACATCTTCCGCCAAACAACCACGATATGCATATCGTTGTAGTTCCGTCATCGTCCAAAGGTTAGAATtgtttcaaagggttttcatgtTTTCGTATTGGTAATTCTAAAATGTTTGATGTCTGATTCCAAAAAACTTACTGGAACTAAAGTATTTCGTACCGAATTTGTCGATCACATTGTTAAACACCTCTATCACAGATGTGCAATTTACACAGAACCAACCTATACAAGTGGGTTTCACCTCTGTGAGAGACGTGATCGGTGAATGTGATACATGCGTGTTTCTTAGGGGATACATATTTAACGAAAATGTATGTTTATTCCTTGTTTCGTTTTATACTTGTGGTTTAACTATGATCGTCTTCAGCCCTTCACCAGCAGGAAGTGAGTCTTGACTGATTTGCAAAACCTGTTTAACAACGTCAGATACCTTCTTGTTCATATTCTGTACATTCAGCTCCAAACCTGCTCAAATTTGCGAGTATAGATAGGAAAGGAAGTAGCACATCATGCAAAAGAAGTAAGGAAACGTCGTTAGCAGATTTTTTACCCGGGCCTGAAGGAATTACTCTATTCAATTTTCGATATTCTTGATGTATGAGAACAAAAAACAAGTCTAATTTAGCAGGGCCAATTGTATTTCGATTGTATGCTTCCTAATGTGAGGTTGAAGTGTATAACTGAAATCAGTAAGTTGAATACAAATGCAGCCAATTCATCTTTAATCTCATTAGAAATACAAGATACAATTCATGGAGCTGATACATCAGGAAATCGTGTTATGGCGCTAGCAACTCTACTAACGTTTCCATGATAAGAAAGAACTAAGGAAGCAGATTTACCGGCAACCTTTTTTTTGGGTCGACATACTAGTCTTCGTTGCATGTGGTGATCGACAGCAACTTCGTTATCCTAGAACCGAATCCTGCAAAGATTTTATCTCcaaattataaatattatttcatCCAAATGGGTTAGAGGGTTAATAACATGGAATAAGATATGCAGGATGTAACTGTTCGTAGGAAAGAATTTCACGCACCCTTTTCTGCCTCATTCAGCGTGATGGGATATTTCCCAATCAATCTCACCAAGTCAACCATGCATCTTTAGTCAGACATAACCTAGTGGCAAGCGAAGCTCACAAAGCTTGAAACTTTGAAGAGAACATTTGAGCAGCAGCAATTTATGGCAAGTACCGACGGGCAACGAGAAGTCATAATCCTTGAGGATTCGCAATCCAGAAGGACCAGAAGTGTTAACAATAGGTATGCAGACCTTTCAATCCTGAATTAAGTCAGCAGATATCAGCTCCAGCATAGCACATATCTGTGCTCGGTGTAAATGTGATACATCTCCTGAAACAAACTCATTAACTTTTCCATCCACCTCTATCATACTGCATCCTGGTGTCTTCCTGGTTCCTCGTTCACCGATCATCTTCCTTATCCTAACTGCATCTTCACTTCTCCGTGCACCCAAATAAATGTTTGATAACTGAACATAAGCACCGGCTTCTTCTTCGCTGTCCTTATTTTCTAGCTGTAGAAGTTCTTCAACAGCAAGCTCTGCAAGATCAACATTCTTATGGACTCGGCACCCACTCAGTAAAGCACCCCAGACAGAAGCAAGTGGCTTCATGGGCATTCTTCTAATAAGCTGAAGTGCTTCTTCTAGCTGACCTGCCTTGCAGAGCAAGTCTATAACACAGCTATAA is a genomic window of Malus domestica chromosome 09, GDT2T_hap1 containing:
- the LOC103404401 gene encoding uncharacterized protein isoform X2 produces the protein MEFFKKARTVRFRSHHGKYLLADEDQETVFQDREGTAKNAKWMVEFVENANTLRFKSCYGKYLTASSMPYRLGLRGKKVLQTLPKRLDSSLEWEPVKEGYQVRLRTPYGQFLRANGGVPPWRNSVTHDIPQRTAKQDWVLWDVDVIEVRVESPESHPVAKPPPPQQNALPSKSSAPSEPTSPSKIELRTPRASKHQSSESFDHDSPRKDAGRMIYYCVANEKGDVEDSSEEFSFPFKGCEVEGLKQKLKEETGLEEIVVCSRNPLTGKLYPLRLHLPPNNHDMHIVVVPSSSKGSES
- the LOC103404401 gene encoding uncharacterized protein isoform X1, which translates into the protein MEFFKKARTVRFRSHHGKYLLADEDQETVFQDREGTAKNAKWMVEFVENANTLRFKSCYGKYLTASSMPYRLGLRGKKVLQTLPKRLDSSLEWEPVKEGYQVRLRTPYGQFLRANGGVPPWRNSVTHDIPQRTAKQDWVLWDVDVIEVRVESPESHPVAKPPPPQQNALPSKSSAPSEPTSPSKIELRTPRASKHQSSESFDHDSPRKDAGRMIYYCVANEKGDVEDSSEEFSFPFKGCEVEGLKQKLKEETGLEEIVVCSRNPLTGKLYPLRLHLPPNNHDMHIVVVPSSSKALHQQEVSLD